In a genomic window of Saccharothrix sp. HUAS TT1:
- a CDS encoding SDR family NAD(P)-dependent oxidoreductase produces MANEEKLRYFLKRATVELQDTRERLKQVEERAGEPIAIIGMSCRYPGGVGSPEDLWRLVATGSDAISEFPTDRGWDLDELYHPDPDNRGTSYVRHGGFLSGLPLFDAELFGISPREALAMDPQQRLLLEASWEVFERAGIDVETLRGSDTGVFAGVMNHEFLGVAQNAAEDVEGYLGTGTSGSVASGRIAYTFGLEGPAVTVDTACSSSLVALHLAAQALRSGECSLAIAGGVTAMVGAATFVGFSRQRGLAADGRCKPFAAAADGTGWGEGVGLLLVERLSDARRLGHTVLAVVRGSAVNQDGASNGLTAPNGPSQQRVIRAALAGSGLGASDVDVVEAHGTGTALGDPIEAQALLATYGRGRGRPLWLGSVKSNIGHTQAAAGVAGVIKMVMAMRHGVLPPTLHVDEPSPHVDWSVGDVRLLTEAVEWAEPRRAAVSSFGISGTNAHVILEQAPAVETTPEPPTDRVLPWVLSAKTGQGLRDQAAQMSKVDLNPVDVGFSLAVGRMMLEHRAVVWGDVSTGMTAAATGQRHHGLTTGKAETDGELAFLFSGQGSQRVGMGRELYAAFPVFAAAYDEVVAGLGGTSFFDVGVEALSATGVAQRALFALQVALFRLVESWGVRPDVLVGHSVGEIAAAHVAGVLSLDDACRLVSARADLMEALPSGGAMVAVEASEDEVTPLLTGAVSIAAVNGPRSVVVSGAVDAVDAVVARFADRKTSRLKVSHAFHSPLMEPMLDDFAAVVDGLEFHEPTIPMLSPVAEAGYWVRHVRDAVRFADQVGELDERGTTRFLEIGPGGVLTALTRNCLPDAEILAVPTLRADRPEEPSVVEALAELHVNGVRVDWTPFFPGGRRVDLPTYPFQRERYWLSPASKNSASGLGLTSVAHPLLGATVPVADDQGTLLTGRLSRAELPWLVDHAVDGVVVVPGALVVELVVRAGDEVGCGVVDDLTLEAPLVLPEHGHVAVQVWVGEADGDGRRPMTVHAHTDEDRQRIASGVLGENVPGVATPAEWPPAGATGVDVDDLYDRLADLGLDYGPAFRGVRAAWRSDAGLHAELSLPGAAADEDAFALHPALLDSALHVLGVGGLLPDGGPALPFSWKGVVLWAAGARDLRVTLTATGPDAVSLHLADTSGAPVMSVSRLTLRAFAPGSLRPREDEHLYAVEWAPVTVREPAGAGSWAVSNAPTASTTAAGVRDVLASVLASVQSWLASEDADVPLVITTRAAVGVGDEEVDPVQAAVWGLVRSAQSEHPGRFVLVDLDGDDASAGTVPAVVAGGEPQVAVRGGRVFTPGLARVAPGTATPRFGTGAVLVTGASGALGGLLVRHLVEEHGVRRLVLVSRRGPVEDLERLPADITWVACDVADRDALAQALAGLDVSAVVHAAGALDDGVVTALTPGHLDAVLRAKVDAVLALHELVGDVDEFVTFSSLAGVLGTPGQANYAAANAFLDAFARRRRSSGLPARSLAWGLWATGGTGAVADRDRMARGGVLALPAETGLRLFDRALAVDLAAVVPAALDLTGLRGERQVPALLRRLAGVRQGRRAAGVPRATGLVGAGVLPADRPAAVLRLVCAEVATVLGHASATAVDPGRSFSDMGFDSLTAVELANGLRTATGLRLPATLVFDHPSPAVLAEHVHDELFGAADEPVATAPAALPSDEPIAIVGMSCRYPGGVRSPEDLWRLVDDGVDAIAGFPTDRGWDLAGLFDPDPDHPGTSYTRRGGFLHDAAAFDAAFFGISPREALAMDPQQRLLLEASWEAVERAGIDPATLKGQPVGVFAGVMYHDYAQNVRSLPDGVEGLLSTGGSGSVASGRIAYAFGFEGPAVTVDTACSSSLVALHLAVQALRSGECSLALAGGVTVMSSPTTFVEFSRQRGLSVDGRCKAYGAGADGTGWGEGVGVLLVERLSDAVRNGHPVLAVVRGSAVNQDGASNGLTAPNGPAQQRVIRAALASAGLTPADVDAVDGHGTGTVLGDPIEAQALLATYGRGRDRPLWLGSVKSNIGHTQAAAGVAGVIKMVMAMRNGVLPRTLHADEPSSHVDWSAGDVRLLSEAVAWPEAGRPRRAGVSSFGVSGTNAHVILEHTPVEEAPGAAPVDRVLPWVLSAKTADALREQAARLARHLDTPGVDPVAVGHALISDRASFAHRAVLVGDPDDLPDLLADLSAGASSAAVVTGSVRTTGKAVFIFPGQGSQWPGMAKALLTASDVFRARVEECDRALRPHVDWSLLDLLLEEPDAPSMDRVDVVQPALWAVNVALAALWRRHGVEPAAVIGHSQGEIAAAVVAGGLSLEDGARVVALRSRAITAITGAGGMVSVPLPAAEVLDLVEPWGARVSLAAVNGPAAVVVSGDADALDELVALCEERRVRARRVAVDYASHSAHVERVEERLAELLAPVAPRPGTIPFYSTVTGGLLDTAALDAGYWYRNLRGTVRFEDALRAALGDGHDVFVENSAHPVLTSGVQDTIESAGVPAAVVGTLRRDNGGPDRFLLSLAEVHVRGGRVDWPVSYAGLPRRRADLPTYAFQHEDYWLADTGAAAGDVTAAGLASPGHPLLGATVPLADGTGVVLTGRLSLSSHPWLAEHAVGGVVLVPGAAFVDLALRAGDEVGCDLLEELVVEGPLVVPDGAAVTLQVVVGDPDDAGHRSVTVHSAVEGGPWSRHATGVLASGAGPVVGLDRWPPPGAEPVDVDGVYRDLERLGLQYGPLFQGLRAAWRSADAVFAEVELDGSADVTGFGLHPALLDAVLHAIGAGGLVPPSDDPLLPFAWRGVGLRAVGARSLRARLTAGGDDGVALLLADPDGDVVASVDSLVLRPVSVDGLAAAAPSTATASLLRLDWTPLPAGAGPDTALPTLDEATAADGDAPDVVVHTCPPGPAADSPTSAADVRALVASTLAVVQSWLETDRWAFSRLVVVTSGAVAVGDEAPADPGQAAVWGLVRSAQSENPGRFTLVDTDDPAGVPAAAASGEAQVAVRGGALLTPRLARAELDRAETGVDLGAGPVLVTGATGALGAVLARHLVARGVRELLLTSRRGGDAPGARELTAELEALGAAVTWAACDAADRDALADALAGVPLTAVVHAAGVLDDGVVPALTPERLDAVLKPKVDAAVNLHELTAGADLRAFVLYSSLAGTLGNPGQANYAAANAFLDAFAQRLRANGVPATSLAWGLWASDSALTADLDAADRNRMARGGVLPIEPAEGMALFDAGLASGRPVLLPVRLDVTALRSRADLPPPLLGLVPGAARRLAGSVRAASGEAALLRQLAAVPPAKRHDAVTAAVRAEVAAVLGHKSATSVDATLAFRDMGFDSLTAVELRNRLTALTGLRLSATLVFDHPTPQELAAAVLAKLPVEGAPGSLFDEVDRLVTALADAEPDHTTRNRIKVRLQSLLSRWDTPATAGDDEDFSAVSDDQLYELLDEEFGDS; encoded by the coding sequence GTGGCGAACGAGGAAAAGCTCCGCTACTTCCTCAAGAGGGCCACGGTCGAACTCCAGGACACGCGGGAGCGGCTGAAGCAGGTCGAGGAGCGCGCGGGTGAACCGATCGCGATCATCGGCATGAGCTGCCGATACCCCGGCGGGGTCGGTTCACCCGAGGACCTGTGGCGACTCGTCGCCACAGGTTCGGACGCGATCTCGGAGTTCCCGACCGACCGCGGCTGGGACCTGGACGAGCTGTACCACCCGGACCCGGACAACCGCGGCACGAGTTACGTGCGGCACGGCGGGTTCCTCTCCGGGCTGCCCCTCTTCGACGCGGAACTGTTCGGTATTTCGCCCCGCGAGGCACTGGCGATGGACCCGCAGCAGCGATTGTTGCTGGAAGCATCGTGGGAAGTGTTCGAACGTGCGGGGATCGACGTCGAAACGTTGCGCGGAAGCGACACCGGCGTGTTCGCCGGCGTGATGAACCACGAATTCCTCGGTGTTGCGCAGAACGCCGCCGAGGATGTGGAGGGATACCTCGGCACCGGCACCTCCGGCAGTGTCGCCTCCGGTCGGATCGCCTACACGTTCGGCCTGGAGGGGCCGGCGGTGACGGTGGACACGGCGTGTTCGTCGTCGTTGGTGGCGTTGCACCTGGCGGCGCAGGCGTTGCGGTCGGGTGAGTGCTCGTTGGCGATCGCCGGCGGCGTCACGGCCATGGTCGGCGCGGCGACATTCGTCGGGTTCAGCCGGCAGCGCGGCCTGGCGGCGGACGGCCGGTGCAAGCCGTTCGCGGCGGCGGCGGATGGTACGGGGTGGGGTGAGGGTGTCGGGTTGTTGTTGGTGGAGCGGTTGTCGGATGCCCGGCGGCTCGGTCACACGGTGTTGGCGGTGGTCCGGGGCAGTGCGGTGAATCAGGATGGTGCGTCGAATGGTTTGACGGCGCCGAATGGTCCGTCGCAGCAGCGGGTGATTCGTGCGGCGTTGGCGGGTTCGGGTCTTGGTGCGTCGGATGTGGATGTGGTGGAGGCGCATGGGACTGGTACGGCGTTGGGTGATCCGATTGAGGCTCAGGCGTTGTTGGCGACGTATGGGCGTGGTCGTGGTCGTCCGTTGTGGCTTGGTTCGGTGAAGTCGAATATTGGTCATACGCAGGCTGCTGCTGGTGTGGCGGGTGTGATCAAGATGGTGATGGCGATGCGGCATGGTGTGCTGCCGCCGACGCTGCACGTGGATGAGCCGTCGCCGCATGTGGATTGGTCTGTCGGTGATGTCCGGTTGCTCACCGAGGCTGTTGAGTGGGCCGAGCCGCGTCGGGCGGCGGTGTCGTCGTTCGGGATCAGCGGCACCAACGCCCACGTCATCCTCGAACAGGCCCCCGCCGTCGAGACCACGCCGGAACCGCCCACCGACCGGGTGCTGCCGTGGGTGCTGTCGGCCAAGACCGGACAGGGCCTGCGTGACCAGGCCGCACAAATGTCCAAGGTGGACCTGAATCCGGTGGACGTCGGTTTCTCCCTGGCGGTCGGTCGGATGATGTTGGAGCACCGCGCGGTGGTGTGGGGTGACGTGAGCACGGGAATGACCGCTGCCGCCACCGGGCAACGCCACCATGGCTTGACCACTGGCAAGGCGGAGACCGACGGCGAACTCGCGTTCTTGTTCTCGGGTCAGGGTTCGCAGCGGGTGGGGATGGGTCGTGAGTTGTATGCGGCGTTCCCGGTGTTCGCTGCTGCCTACGACGAGGTGGTTGCGGGGCTGGGTGGTACGTCGTTCTTCGACGTTGGTGTGGAGGCGTTGAGCGCTACGGGTGTGGCGCAGCGTGCGTTGTTCGCGTTGCAGGTGGCGTTGTTCCGCCTGGTCGAGTCGTGGGGTGTGCGGCCGGATGTGTTGGTGGGGCACTCGGTGGGGGAGATCGCGGCTGCCCACGTGGCCGGGGTGTTGTCCCTCGATGATGCCTGCCGGCTGGTGTCGGCCCGCGCCGACTTGATGGAGGCGTTGCCGTCGGGTGGGGCGATGGTGGCGGTGGAGGCGTCGGAGGACGAGGTCACGCCGCTGCTGACCGGTGCGGTGTCGATCGCGGCGGTGAATGGTCCGCGTTCGGTGGTGGTGTCCGGTGCTGTGGACGCGGTGGATGCGGTGGTGGCGCGTTTTGCCGATCGCAAGACGTCGCGGCTGAAGGTGAGTCACGCGTTCCACTCGCCGCTCATGGAGCCGATGCTGGACGACTTCGCGGCCGTGGTGGACGGATTGGAGTTCCACGAGCCGACCATCCCGATGTTGTCGCCGGTTGCCGAGGCCGGGTACTGGGTGCGGCATGTTCGGGACGCGGTGCGGTTCGCGGATCAGGTCGGCGAGTTGGATGAGCGGGGCACGACGCGGTTCTTGGAGATCGGGCCGGGTGGTGTGCTGACGGCGTTGACCCGCAACTGCTTGCCCGACGCGGAGATCCTGGCCGTCCCGACCCTGCGCGCCGACCGGCCGGAGGAACCCTCGGTGGTCGAGGCCCTGGCCGAGCTGCACGTGAACGGTGTCCGGGTCGACTGGACGCCGTTCTTCCCCGGTGGCCGGCGCGTCGACCTGCCCACCTACCCGTTCCAGCGTGAGCGGTACTGGTTGTCGCCGGCCTCGAAGAACTCCGCGTCCGGCCTGGGCCTCACCTCGGTGGCGCACCCCCTGCTCGGTGCGACCGTGCCGGTCGCGGACGACCAGGGCACGCTGCTGACCGGCCGGCTCTCGCGCGCGGAACTGCCGTGGCTGGTCGACCACGCGGTCGACGGCGTGGTCGTCGTCCCCGGCGCGCTGGTCGTGGAGCTGGTCGTCCGGGCCGGTGACGAGGTCGGCTGCGGTGTCGTCGACGACCTGACGCTCGAAGCGCCGCTCGTCCTGCCCGAGCACGGACACGTCGCGGTGCAGGTCTGGGTGGGGGAGGCGGACGGGGACGGCCGCCGACCGATGACCGTGCACGCCCACACCGACGAGGACCGGCAGCGGATCGCGTCCGGTGTGCTGGGCGAGAACGTGCCCGGTGTCGCGACACCGGCTGAGTGGCCCCCCGCCGGCGCGACCGGCGTGGACGTGGACGACCTGTACGACCGGTTGGCCGACCTCGGCTTGGACTACGGCCCGGCGTTCCGGGGTGTGCGCGCCGCGTGGCGCTCCGACGCGGGCCTGCACGCCGAGTTGAGCCTGCCCGGCGCCGCGGCCGACGAGGACGCCTTCGCGCTGCACCCGGCGCTGCTGGACTCGGCGCTGCACGTCCTCGGGGTCGGCGGCCTGCTGCCCGACGGCGGCCCCGCGCTGCCGTTCTCCTGGAAGGGCGTGGTGCTGTGGGCCGCGGGGGCGCGCGACCTGCGCGTCACGCTCACCGCCACCGGCCCGGACGCGGTCTCACTGCACCTCGCCGACACGAGCGGCGCTCCGGTGATGTCGGTGTCGCGGTTGACCCTGCGGGCGTTCGCCCCCGGCTCGCTGCGGCCCCGGGAGGACGAACACCTGTACGCCGTCGAGTGGGCCCCGGTGACCGTCCGCGAACCGGCGGGGGCGGGATCCTGGGCCGTGTCCAACGCGCCCACCGCGAGCACCACGGCGGCCGGCGTGCGCGACGTCCTCGCCTCGGTCCTGGCCTCGGTGCAGTCGTGGCTGGCCTCGGAGGACGCCGACGTCCCGCTGGTGATCACCACCCGCGCGGCGGTGGGCGTGGGGGACGAGGAGGTCGACCCGGTCCAGGCCGCTGTGTGGGGGCTGGTGCGGTCCGCGCAGTCCGAGCACCCCGGCCGGTTCGTGCTCGTCGACCTGGACGGCGACGACGCGTCCGCCGGGACCGTCCCGGCGGTGGTGGCCGGCGGCGAACCGCAGGTGGCGGTGCGCGGTGGCCGGGTGTTCACGCCCGGTCTCGCACGCGTGGCGCCGGGGACCGCAACACCGCGCTTCGGGACCGGCGCGGTGCTGGTCACCGGCGCGTCCGGCGCGCTGGGCGGCCTGCTCGTGCGGCACCTGGTCGAGGAGCACGGCGTGCGCAGGCTCGTCCTGGTCAGCCGGCGCGGCCCGGTCGAGGACCTGGAGCGGCTGCCCGCCGACATCACGTGGGTGGCGTGCGACGTCGCCGACCGGGACGCCCTGGCCCAGGCCCTCGCCGGGCTCGACGTGTCGGCCGTCGTGCACGCGGCGGGCGCGCTGGACGACGGCGTGGTCACCGCGCTGACGCCGGGGCACCTGGACGCGGTGCTGCGCGCGAAGGTCGACGCGGTGCTCGCCCTGCACGAACTGGTCGGCGACGTAGACGAGTTCGTCACCTTCTCCTCCCTGGCGGGCGTGCTCGGCACACCCGGCCAGGCGAACTACGCGGCGGCCAACGCCTTCCTCGACGCGTTCGCCCGCCGCCGTCGGTCCTCCGGGCTCCCGGCGCGGTCGTTGGCGTGGGGGCTGTGGGCCACGGGCGGCACGGGAGCGGTGGCCGACCGCGACCGGATGGCGCGCGGCGGTGTGCTCGCGCTGCCCGCCGAGACCGGCCTGCGCCTGTTCGACCGGGCGCTCGCGGTCGACCTCGCCGCCGTCGTGCCCGCCGCGCTGGACTTGACCGGACTGCGCGGTGAGCGGCAGGTCCCGGCGCTGCTGCGCCGGCTGGCGGGCGTCCGGCAGGGCCGTCGCGCGGCGGGCGTCCCCCGGGCGACCGGCCTGGTCGGGGCCGGTGTGCTCCCCGCGGACCGGCCCGCGGCCGTGCTGCGCCTGGTGTGCGCGGAGGTGGCGACCGTCCTCGGCCACGCCTCGGCGACCGCCGTCGACCCCGGCCGCTCGTTCAGCGACATGGGCTTCGACTCGCTGACCGCGGTCGAGCTGGCGAACGGCCTGCGCACGGCGACGGGCCTGCGGCTGCCCGCGACCCTGGTGTTCGACCACCCGAGCCCCGCGGTGCTGGCCGAGCACGTCCACGACGAGCTGTTCGGCGCCGCGGACGAGCCGGTCGCGACCGCGCCCGCCGCGCTGCCGTCGGACGAGCCGATCGCGATCGTGGGGATGAGTTGTCGCTACCCGGGCGGCGTCCGGTCGCCGGAGGACCTGTGGCGGCTCGTGGACGACGGCGTGGACGCCATCGCCGGGTTCCCGACCGACCGGGGCTGGGACCTCGCCGGGCTGTTCGACCCGGACCCCGACCACCCCGGCACCTCCTACACGCGGCGGGGCGGGTTCCTGCACGACGCCGCGGCGTTCGACGCCGCGTTCTTCGGCATCAGCCCGCGCGAGGCGCTGGCGATGGACCCGCAGCAGCGGTTGCTGCTGGAGGCGTCGTGGGAGGCGGTCGAGCGGGCGGGCATCGACCCGGCCACGCTCAAGGGCCAACCGGTCGGGGTGTTCGCGGGCGTGATGTACCACGACTACGCGCAGAACGTGCGCTCCCTGCCGGACGGTGTCGAGGGCCTGCTGAGCACCGGCGGCTCGGGCAGCGTCGCGTCCGGCCGGATCGCCTACGCCTTCGGCTTCGAGGGCCCGGCCGTCACCGTGGACACGGCGTGCTCGTCCTCGCTGGTGGCCCTGCACCTGGCCGTTCAGGCGCTGCGGTCGGGGGAGTGCTCCCTCGCCCTGGCGGGCGGTGTGACGGTCATGTCGAGCCCGACGACGTTCGTGGAGTTCAGCCGGCAGCGCGGCCTGTCGGTCGACGGCCGGTGCAAGGCGTACGGCGCGGGCGCGGACGGCACGGGCTGGGGCGAGGGCGTCGGCGTCCTGCTCGTGGAGCGGCTGTCCGACGCGGTGCGCAACGGGCACCCGGTGCTGGCGGTGGTGCGGGGGTCCGCGGTGAACCAGGACGGCGCGTCCAACGGCCTCACCGCGCCGAACGGCCCCGCGCAGCAGCGGGTCATCCGGGCGGCCCTGGCCTCGGCCGGGCTGACCCCCGCGGACGTGGACGCCGTCGACGGCCACGGCACGGGCACCGTCCTGGGCGACCCGATCGAGGCGCAGGCCCTGCTGGCCACCTACGGCCGCGGCCGCGACCGGCCGCTGTGGCTGGGGTCGGTGAAGTCGAACATCGGCCACACGCAGGCCGCCGCCGGTGTCGCGGGGGTCATCAAGATGGTCATGGCGATGCGCAACGGCGTGCTGCCGCGCACCCTGCACGCCGACGAGCCGTCGTCGCACGTGGACTGGTCGGCCGGCGACGTGCGGCTGCTGAGCGAGGCGGTGGCCTGGCCCGAGGCGGGGCGCCCGCGCCGCGCCGGTGTGTCGTCGTTCGGCGTGAGCGGAACGAACGCGCACGTCATCCTCGAACACACCCCCGTCGAGGAGGCGCCGGGCGCCGCGCCGGTGGACCGCGTCCTGCCGTGGGTGCTGTCCGCGAAGACCGCGGACGCGCTGCGCGAGCAGGCCGCCCGCCTCGCCCGCCACCTCGACACCCCCGGCGTCGACCCGGTGGCCGTCGGGCACGCCCTGATCTCGGACCGCGCCTCGTTCGCGCACCGAGCCGTCCTCGTCGGCGACCCCGACGACCTGCCCGACCTGCTCGCCGACCTCTCGGCGGGCGCCTCGTCCGCCGCGGTCGTCACCGGTTCGGTCCGCACCACCGGCAAGGCCGTGTTCATCTTCCCCGGGCAGGGCTCGCAGTGGCCGGGCATGGCGAAGGCGCTGCTCACCGCCTCGGACGTGTTCCGCGCCCGCGTCGAGGAGTGCGACCGGGCGTTGCGCCCGCACGTGGACTGGTCGCTGCTCGACCTGCTGCTGGAGGAGCCCGACGCGCCCTCGATGGACCGGGTCGACGTGGTCCAACCCGCCCTGTGGGCGGTGAACGTGGCGCTGGCCGCGCTGTGGCGGCGCCACGGCGTCGAGCCGGCCGCCGTCATCGGCCACTCGCAGGGCGAGATCGCGGCCGCCGTCGTCGCGGGTGGGCTGTCGTTGGAGGACGGCGCCCGCGTGGTGGCCCTGCGCAGCCGCGCCATCACCGCCATCACCGGGGCCGGCGGCATGGTGTCGGTGCCGCTGCCCGCCGCCGAAGTGCTCGACCTGGTCGAGCCCTGGGGCGCGCGCGTCTCGCTGGCTGCCGTCAACGGCCCCGCCGCGGTCGTCGTCTCCGGTGACGCCGACGCGCTCGACGAGCTGGTGGCGTTGTGCGAGGAGCGCCGCGTCCGCGCCCGCCGCGTCGCGGTCGACTACGCCTCGCACTCCGCGCACGTCGAGCGCGTCGAGGAGCGGCTCGCCGAGCTGCTGGCCCCCGTCGCGCCCCGCCCCGGCACGATCCCGTTCTACTCGACGGTCACCGGCGGGCTGCTGGACACCGCCGCCCTCGACGCGGGCTACTGGTACCGCAACCTGCGCGGGACCGTGCGCTTCGAGGACGCGCTGCGGGCGGCGCTCGGCGACGGGCACGACGTGTTCGTGGAGAACAGCGCCCACCCGGTCCTGACCTCCGGGGTGCAGGACACCATCGAGTCCGCCGGCGTGCCCGCGGCGGTCGTCGGGACCCTGCGGCGCGACAACGGCGGCCCGGACCGGTTCCTGCTGTCCCTCGCCGAGGTCCACGTGCGGGGCGGCCGGGTCGACTGGCCGGTCTCCTACGCGGGCCTCCCGCGCCGCCGCGCGGACCTGCCCACCTACGCGTTCCAGCACGAGGACTACTGGCTGGCCGACACCGGCGCCGCCGCGGGCGACGTGACGGCCGCCGGCCTCGCCTCGCCCGGTCACCCGCTGCTCGGCGCGACCGTGCCGCTGGCGGACGGCACCGGCGTCGTGCTGACCGGCCGGCTGTCCCTGTCGTCGCACCCCTGGCTGGCCGAGCACGCCGTGGGCGGCGTGGTCCTGGTGCCCGGCGCGGCGTTCGTCGACCTGGCCCTGCGCGCCGGCGACGAGGTCGGCTGCGACCTGCTGGAGGAACTGGTCGTCGAAGGTCCGCTGGTCGTGCCGGACGGTGCGGCCGTGACCCTCCAGGTGGTGGTCGGCGACCCCGACGACGCGGGTCACCGGTCCGTCACCGTGCACTCGGCCGTCGAGGGCGGCCCCTGGTCCCGGCACGCGACGGGTGTCCTGGCGAGCGGGGCCGGGCCGGTCGTGGGGCTCGACCGGTGGCCGCCCCCGGGCGCCGAGCCGGTCGACGTCGACGGCGTCTACCGCGACCTGGAGCGGTTGGGCCTGCAGTACGGGCCGCTGTTCCAGGGATTGCGCGCGGCCTGGCGCTCCGCCGACGCCGTGTTCGCCGAGGTGGAGCTGGACGGGTCCGCGGACGTCACCGGGTTCGGCCTGCACCCCGCCCTGCTCGACGCCGTCCTGCACGCCATCGGCGCGGGCGGCCTGGTGCCGCCGTCCGACGACCCGCTGCTGCCGTTCGCGTGGCGCGGGGTGGGACTGCGGGCGGTCGGCGCGCGCTCCCTGCGGGCCCGGCTCACCGCCGGCGGGGACGACGGCGTGGCGCTGCTGCTGGCCGACCCCGACGGCGACGTCGTCGCCTCGGTCGACTCCCTGGTGCTGCGGCCGGTCTCGGTCGACGGGCTCGCCGCGGCGGCCCCCTCGACCGCGACGGCCTCCCTGCTGCGGCTCGACTGGACGCCGCTCCCCGCCGGCGCCGGCCCGGACACCGCGCTGCCCACCCTCGACGAGGCGACCGCCGCCGACGGCGACGCGCCGGACGTCGTGGTCCACACCTGCCCGCCGGGACCGGCGGCGGACTCGCCGACCTCCGCGGCCGACGTGCGGGCCCTCGTCGCGTCCACCCTGGCCGTGGTCCAGTCGTGGCTGGAGACCGACCGCTGGGCGTTCTCCCGCCTGGTGGTCGTGACCTCCGGCGCGGTGGCGGTCGGCGACGAGGCCCCGGCCGACCCCGGCCAGGCGGCCGTGTGGGGGCTCGTGCGGTCCGCGCAGTCGGAGAACCCGGGCCGCTTCACGCTGGTCGACACCGACGACCCCGCCGGGGTGCCCGCCGCGGCGGCCTCCGGGGAAGCACAGGTCGCCGTGCGTGGCGGAGCGCTCCTGACGCCCCGGTTGGCGCGTGCCGAACTCGACCGGGCGGAAACCGGCGTCGACCTCGGCGCGGGGCCCGTGCTGGTGACCGGCGCGACGGGCGCGCTCGGTGCCGTGCTCGCCCGCCACCTGGTCGCCAGGGGCGTCCGCGAACTGCTGCTGACCAGCCGTCGAGGCGGGGACGCGCCGGGCGCCCGGGAGCTGACCGCGGAACTGGAGGCGCTCGGCGCGGCGGTCACCTGGGCCGCCTGCGACGCCGCCGACCGCGACGCCCTCGCCGACGCCCTCGCCGGCGTGCCCCTCACGGCGGTCGTGCACGCGGCCGGCGTGCTGGACGACGGCGTGGTGCCGGCCCTGACGCCCGAACGCCTCGACGCGGTGCTCAAGCCCAAGGTCGACGCCGCCGTGAACCTCCACGAGCTCACCGCGGGCGCGGACCTGAGGGCGTTCGTCCTCTACTCCTCGCTCGCCGGCACGCTGGGCAACCCGGGCCAGGCCAACTACGCGGCGGCCAACGCCTTCCTCGACGCCTTCGCGCAGCGCCTGCGGGCGAACGGCGTCCCGGCCACCTCCCTGGCCTGGGGCCTGTGGGCCTCCGACAGCGCGTTGACCGCAGACCTCGATGCCGCCGACCGCAACCGGATGGCCCGCGGCGGTGTGCTGCCGATCGAACCCGCGGAGGGCATGGCCCTGTTCGACGCGGGCCTGGCGTCCGGGCGGCCGGTGCTGCTGCCCGTGCGGCTCGACGTCACGGCGCTGCGCTCGCGCGCCGACCTGCCCCCGCCGCTGCTCGGCCTGGTGCCGGGCGCCGCGCGCCGGCTGGCCGGCTCGGTCCGCGCCGCCTCCGGCGAGGCAGCCCTGCTGCGGCAGCTGGCCGCCGTGCCGCCGGCCAAGCGGCACGACGCCGTCACGGCCGCCGTGCGCGCCGAGGTCGCGGCGGTGCTGGGCCACAAGTCGGCGACCTCCGTGGACGCGACCCTCGCGTTCCGCGACATGGGCTTCGACTCGCTGACCGCGGTCGAACTGCGCAACCGGCTCACAGCCCTGACCGGCCTGCGGCTGTCCGCCACGCTCGTGTTCGACCACCCGACACCGCAGGAGCTGGCCGCCGCGGTGCTCGCCAAGCTCCCCGTCGAGGGCGCGCCCGGCTCCCTCTTCGACGAGGTGGACCGGCTCGTCACCGCCCTGGCCGACGCAGAACCCGACCACACCACCCGGAACCGGATCAAGGTCCGGCTCCAGTCGCTGCTGTCGCGGTGGGACACCCCCGCGACGGCCGGCGACGACGAGGACTTCAGCGCCGTCAGCGACGACCAGCTCTACGAGCTGCTCGACGAGGAATTCGGCGATTCGTGA